The Hyperolius riggenbachi isolate aHypRig1 chromosome 3, aHypRig1.pri, whole genome shotgun sequence genome window below encodes:
- the LOC137562185 gene encoding olfactory receptor 1E16-like yields MTLFFRSLNFFTHSLHVTILQKQQQMDNRTHIKHFHILAFSNSKENYSLLFPVFFVIFMTGVLGNIIIVSVVILDVHLHIPMYVFLCFLSLVDAIFMSSTLPKLLDILLSGDHSITFLQCFTQLYFFMFAAGSEDILLSCMAYDRYVAICKPLHYHQIMKRNKCVSLLVGTLLSGSLNSLFMTLSIYQFDFCRSNQIQNFFCDIKALERISCNDTGFHIILYVETLALALCPFILSVTSYVKIIQNVLSIKSVHGRRKTFSTCSSHLTVLLIFYGTGMCMYMKAPSDHLEEQDLVFSVLYTAITPMLNPLIYSLRNKELDLYSLQFSYPVINIRVAY; encoded by the exons ATGACGCTTTTTTTCAGATCGCTGAACTTCTTTACTCATTCATTGCATGTCACTATAttacagaaacagcagcagatggATAACCGAACGCACATCAAGCATTTCCATATTTTGGCGTTTTCCAACTCCAAAGAGAATTACAGTCTTCTCTTTCCCgtcttttttgttatttttatgacTGGAGTACTTGGTAATATAATCATCGTTTCAGTTGTGATTCTTGATGTCCATCTACACATCCCTATGTACGTCTTCCTCTGTTTCTTGTCATTGGTTGACGCTATTTTTATGTCTTCCACCCTTCCTAAGTTGTTGGACATCTTGCTGTCGGGTGATCACTCCATCACGTTCCTGCAGTGCTTCACACAATTGTACTTCTTCATGTTTGCTGCCGGCTCTGAGGACATTCTGCTGTCCTGCATGGCGTATGACCGCTATGTGGCCATCTGTAAACCTCTCCATTACCACCAGATCATGAAGAGGAACAAGTGTGTCAGTCTTCTGGTGGGCACCTTGTTATCTGGATCCCTAAACTCCTTATTCATGACCCTCTCAATTTATCAGTTCGACTTTTGCCGTTCTAATCAAATTCAGAATTTCTTCTGCGATATTAAAGCTCTGGAGAGAATTTCCTGCAATGACACTGGATTCCACATTATTCTTTATGTGGAGACTTTGGCATTGGCCCTATGCCCTTTTATCCTCAGTGTGACCTCATATGTTAAAATCATCCAGAATGTTCTGAGCATAAAGTCAGTTCATGGCAGGAGAAAGACCTTCTCTACTTGCTCCTCCCACCTCACTGTACTGTTGATTTTCTATGGCACGGGAATGTGTATGTACATGAAAGCCCCCTCAGACCACTTAGAGGAGCAGGACTTGGTGTTCTCTGTCTTGTACACTGCTATCACCCCCATGCTAAACCCTCTTATTTATAGCCTTAGGAACAAAGAG CTAGACTTGTACAGTCTTCAGTTCTCCTATCCCGTCATCAACATCCGTGTTGCTTATTGA